A window of Pochonia chlamydosporia 170 chromosome Unknown PCv3seq00022, whole genome shotgun sequence contains these coding sequences:
- a CDS encoding transposase (similar to Metarhizium robertsii ARSEF 23 XP_007817087.2), whose amino-acid sequence MAPTKANAAFVWRQFIDLGRSNPKKSKRYRCRHCQKDFAATSIGRPKEHLAACEKWQGKQQQERQAQDEAGHPPPYSEAIQKKITEVGVQHISQDESNSFAYDAAAAVIAGGRPFSLFESRRWHYFFTRIKPGWKPPSRAAITRILPDLYQELLDEVFQRITSSEWFNIIFDASDNVSGHRIVNISVQIPDGPAFYWKTFDTGDEQHTAENWVKLIWREMQKLCGGDLSRINSICTDTENTMRSVHDLLGRFPELSHVNFSLCDSHGLQLLIKDILLLPFFEDLFDNVTTLLTFFSRSKLQLQRLRTCQRTRWNGITRALIRSVITRWGSQYNSFFSLLRSRDPARDWSIRKDVRGELRSQGCPVLLPEAVRIIKDNSFWLKLETAIAVLKPVNDFQHASEADESGIAYVVNRWLQIKSKWAEMREADQFPDVPWDDIDAIFKARLDKQTYNIHWVADALRPDTTGPNSKLPPSVFARVQEYLRKHLKNNDEYHRALSEFTHFRMRTGGPDGLFNKHSAVYDDGFKPAMAWQCLLNQGSILARVAVKVMNTLANSVPSERSFSAISFIHTKARNRLTPVHADMQAFIFMNDRVLDRLKDEKYAHKKRWADLEEKDWLELEDSYLELFVNAQGKKVWMDGAMASTNEDFEWEGVLQSTGDILGVGTEVESENQLIEALMLWESIVNSPWLNNSAMILFFNKMDLFMEKLPLKPISKYGFTDHRGRHDDYKAVSKYFLDKFRVQSRYPEKEMYGHFLSATDTGLVKISMSFVQDTIIRRNVEQLKVML is encoded by the exons atggcgcccaccaaagctaacGCTGCCTTTGTTTGGCGACAGTTTATTGACCTCGGCCGCTCTAACCCTAAGAAAAGCAAGCGATACAgatgccgtcactgccagaaggactttgcagccacttctATTGGGCGGCCTAAagagcatctcgctgcgtgtgagaaatggcaaggcaagcagcaacaagagcgtcaggctcaagatgaagctggacatCCTCCCCCATATTCTGAAGCTATACAAAAGAAGATAACCGAGGTCGGAGTTCAGCATATCTCGCAAGACGAGAGTAACAGTTTCGCCtatgatgccgccgccgccgtaaTCGCTGGCGGCCGCCCCTTCAGCCTGTTCGAGAGCCGGCGTTGGCATTATTTCTTCACTCGCATTAAGCCTGGCTGGAAGCCTCCTAGCCGCGCTGCTATCACGAGAATTCTCCCCGACTTGTATCAGGAACTCCTTGACGAGGTTTTCCAACGCATTACTAGCTCAGAATGGTTCAATATAATATTTGACGCTTCCGATAATGTTTCCGGCCACAGAATCGTTAATATCTCGGTACAAATACCAGACGGCCCAGCTTTCTACTGGAAAACTTTTGATACGGGAGACGAACAGCACACAGCAGAGAACtgggtgaagttgatatggagagaaatgcagAAACTGTGCGGCGGTGATCTCTCCAGAATCAACTCTATCTGTACGGATACCGAAAATACGATGCGCTCGGTACACGATTTACTAGGGAGATTCCCAGAACTCTCAcatgtcaacttctctctgTGCGATTCTCACGGCCTTCAGCTCTTAATTAAAgatatccttctccttccattctttgaggatctCTTTGATAACGTCACCACACTTCTCACGTTTTTCTCACGGTCTAAATTACAATTGCAAAGATTGAGAACGTGCCAGCGCACAAGGTGGAACGGAATAACTCGCGCGCTGATCAGAAG TGTAATTACACGCTGGGGTTCTCAGTACAATTCAtttttctccctcctccgtTCTCGAGACcctgccagagactggtcTATTCGAAAAGATGTACGAGGCGAGCTGCGATCCCAAGGGTGCCCCGTTCTCCTGCCCGAAGCGGTTCggatcatcaaagacaacagcttctggctAAAACTTGAGACTGCGATCGCTGTGCTAAAGCCTGTGAACGACTTTCAACACGCttccgaggctgatgagtcgGGAATCGCGTACGTTGTAAatcgctggctgcaaatcaaaAGCAAGTGGGCCGAGATGAGGGAGGCTGATCAGTTTCCTGATGTTCCGTGGGATGATATTGACGCTATATTCAAAGCACGGCTTGATAAGCAAACGTACAATATACATTGGGTCGCTGATGCCCTCCGGCCTGACACAACAGGTCCGAATTCGAAACTGCCACCTAGCGTCTTTGCGCGCGTACAAGAGTATTTGCGGAAACATCTGAAAAACAACGACGAGTATCACCGTGCTCTCTCCGAATTCACACACTTCCGAATGCGTACGGGCGGCCCAGACGGCTTATTTAATAAGCACAGCGCCgtatacgacgatggctttaagccagcaatggcatggcagtgcctcctcaaccagggcTCGATTCTGGCTAGAGTAgctgtgaaggtgatgaacaCACTTGCGAACTCCGTACCCTCAGAACGAAGCTTCTCTGCTATTAGTTTTATACATACAAAAGCTCGGAATCGCCTTACGCCAGTGCACGCTGACATGCaggccttcatttttatGAACGACCGCGTGTTAGATCgtctcaaggacgagaagtaTGCCCACaaaaagcgctgggcggatcttgaggagaaggactggctagaactcgaagattcatatctcgagttatttgtgaatgcgcagggcaagaaggtctggatggacggcgcgatggcctcaaccaatgaggattttgagtgggagggtgtattacagtcgacgggtgatatattgggtgttggcactgaggtggaatctgag AACCAATTGATTGAAGCGTTGATGCTGTGGGAGTCCATCGTCAACTCTCCCTGGTTGAACAACTCGGCTATGATTCTattcttcaacaagatgGATTTGTTCATGGAGAAGCTTCCCCTCAAGCCCATTTCCAAGTACGGATTCACAGACCACCGTGGACGCCATGACGATTATAAGGCAGTCAGCAAATATTTCCTCGATAAGTTCCGTGTGCAAAGCCGATATCCTGAAAAGGAGATGTATGGGCACTTCTTGTCCGCGACGGACACTGGCTTGGTCAAGATTAGCATGAGCTTTGTGCAGGACACGATTATTCGGCGAAACGTAGAGCAGCTCAAGGTCATGCTCTGA